The following proteins are co-located in the Candidatus Accumulibacter cognatus genome:
- a CDS encoding NUDIX hydrolase: METREQLKAVPRTALDKARNCKVLAKHEIMPSMMDDNREWRMTYHCHAIQHPRLDDQGKPVIISKPTIPSAPESWPDPKAVAVFVPDGSEPAAMNGVAFAPWTDHPINDDMWRYVDGQMDDLDEPVMRFDKDRPPASGCVIEEPDGRVWLVSPSNAFGGYTTTYPKGKLDGDQISPQANAIKEAFEESGLKAQITGYLGDFKRGTSITRLYLARRVGGSPSAVGWESQAVCLVPRTMLDQVAAHRNDKEINGLLKASTQGV; this comes from the coding sequence GTGGAAACACGGGAGCAGTTGAAGGCGGTCCCGAGAACGGCGCTCGACAAGGCTCGAAATTGCAAGGTTCTGGCAAAACATGAGATTATGCCTTCAATGATGGATGACAACAGAGAGTGGCGCATGACCTACCATTGCCACGCCATCCAACACCCACGGCTGGACGACCAGGGCAAGCCCGTCATCATCAGCAAGCCGACGATACCCAGCGCTCCGGAGAGCTGGCCCGACCCGAAGGCGGTGGCGGTGTTTGTTCCTGATGGAAGTGAACCGGCCGCCATGAATGGCGTTGCGTTCGCGCCCTGGACAGATCACCCGATCAATGACGATATGTGGAGGTACGTCGACGGCCAAATGGATGACCTCGACGAGCCGGTCATGCGCTTTGATAAAGATCGCCCTCCCGCATCTGGATGCGTCATCGAAGAACCGGATGGTCGGGTATGGCTGGTGTCGCCTAGCAACGCTTTCGGCGGCTATACAACGACCTACCCGAAGGGCAAGCTGGACGGGGATCAAATATCACCGCAGGCAAATGCCATCAAGGAAGCCTTCGAGGAATCCGGGCTGAAGGCGCAGATTACCGGATACCTGGGGGACTTCAAGCGCGGTACGTCGATTACGCGCCTCTACCTGGCCAGGCGGGTCGGTGGGTCGCCGTCCGCTGTCGGCTGGGAATCGCAAGCCGTATGCCTCGTTCCGAGGACAATGCTCGATCAGGTTGCCGCCCACCGGAACGACAAGGAGATCAACGGCTTGCTCAAAGCGAGCACCCAAGGAGTTTGA
- a CDS encoding DUF3375 domain-containing protein, protein MDFATLDALRTHHPAWRLLRSDHAPLVASFLQRVFVAPNVRVMAAADLAEALEDELYALRLHLGETAFPKPAPDYLNDWAAPDKGWLRKFYKPGTDEAQFDLTPATEKAIAWLAQLSERQFIGTESRLLTLFDLLKQMSEGSEADPARRVAELHRKRDDIDAEMARVLSGDVPLLDDTALKDRFQQFMQGARELLTDFREVEHNFRQLDRRVRERIALWEGSKGALLEEIMGEREAIADSDQGKSFRAFWDFLLSSRRQEELTELLDRVLQLPAVTDLKPDSRMRRVHYDWMEAGEHTQRTVAALSQQLRRFLDDRAWLENRRIMDILHGIESKALALRGSPPAGTVMEMAEARADIELAMERPLFTPATKPVIADLALQAGDQDIDPSVLFDQVVVDKARLTRHIRHALQDRAQITLSELVLTQPLQQGLAELVAYLQLGSGTFSTVVDEDTPEPIRWQSWATDGQEITRIARLPRVLFMR, encoded by the coding sequence TTGGACTTCGCTACCCTCGACGCCCTGCGCACGCACCACCCGGCGTGGCGGCTGCTGCGTTCGGATCATGCGCCGCTGGTGGCGAGCTTCCTGCAACGCGTGTTCGTGGCCCCCAATGTGCGCGTGATGGCGGCGGCGGATCTGGCCGAGGCGCTGGAAGATGAGCTGTATGCGCTGCGCCTGCACTTGGGTGAAACCGCCTTTCCAAAGCCGGCACCGGACTATCTGAACGACTGGGCCGCACCCGACAAGGGCTGGCTGCGCAAGTTCTACAAGCCTGGCACGGACGAGGCGCAATTTGACCTGACGCCCGCGACTGAAAAGGCCATTGCCTGGCTGGCACAACTCTCCGAGCGGCAGTTCATTGGCACCGAGTCGCGCTTGCTGACGCTGTTTGATCTGCTCAAGCAGATGAGCGAGGGCAGCGAGGCCGACCCGGCCAGACGCGTCGCCGAGTTGCACAGGAAGCGCGATGACATCGACGCCGAGATGGCGCGGGTGCTGTCGGGCGATGTGCCGCTGCTGGACGACACGGCGCTGAAGGATCGCTTTCAGCAATTCATGCAGGGCGCGCGCGAATTGCTGACGGATTTTCGCGAGGTGGAGCACAACTTCCGCCAGCTCGACCGGCGCGTGCGGGAACGCATTGCCCTGTGGGAAGGCAGCAAGGGTGCGCTGCTCGAAGAGATCATGGGCGAGCGAGAGGCGATTGCCGATTCCGATCAGGGCAAGAGTTTCCGGGCGTTCTGGGACTTTCTGCTGTCCAGCCGCCGGCAGGAGGAATTGACCGAACTGCTGGATCGCGTGCTTCAGCTTCCCGCCGTGACGGATCTGAAACCCGACAGCAGAATGCGCCGCGTCCATTATGACTGGATGGAAGCGGGCGAGCATACCCAGCGCACGGTGGCCGCCTTGTCGCAGCAGTTGCGGCGCTTTCTCGATGATCGGGCCTGGCTGGAGAACCGCCGGATCATGGACATCCTGCACGGTATCGAGAGCAAGGCGCTGGCCCTGCGCGGGTCACCACCGGCCGGCACGGTGATGGAGATGGCCGAGGCGCGAGCCGACATCGAGCTGGCGATGGAGCGCCCCCTGTTCACGCCGGCAACGAAGCCGGTCATTGCCGACCTGGCCTTGCAGGCGGGCGATCAGGACATCGATCCCTCGGTACTGTTCGATCAGGTGGTCGTGGACAAAGCGCGCCTGACACGCCACATCCGCCACGCCTTGCAGGACCGGGCGCAGATCACGCTGAGCGAGCTGGTGCTTACCCAACCCTTGCAACAGGGGCTGGCCGAATTGGTGGCCTACCTGCAACTGGGCAGCGGGACATTCAGTACGGTGGTCGATGAGGACACGCCAGAACCCATCCGCTGGCAGTCGTGGGCAACCGATGGTCAGGAAATCACCCGCATCGCGCGCCTGCCACGCGTGCTTTTCATGCGCTGA
- a CDS encoding DUF4194 domain-containing protein, whose amino-acid sequence MEEQHSGSDEARAAAPAPVADLSVLLISLLKSVLYRDGDERQWAALLNLQVQVRDYAAVLNLDLVLDEAEGHAFLRSRPEPADDDSAPRLPRLVARRPLSFPVSLLLALLRKKLAEFDAGGGDTRLVLSRDDIVELVRVFLPDGPNEARLIDQIETTINKVVELGFLHKLKAASGASAGATSYEVRRILKAFVDAQWLAEFDARLASYQSQLAGVTPAREETGHE is encoded by the coding sequence ATGGAAGAACAACATTCAGGAAGCGACGAAGCACGCGCCGCGGCGCCCGCGCCCGTTGCGGATTTGTCGGTGTTGCTGATCAGCCTGCTCAAAAGCGTGCTGTATCGTGATGGCGATGAGCGTCAATGGGCGGCACTATTGAATCTGCAGGTCCAGGTGCGTGACTATGCGGCGGTACTGAACCTTGATCTGGTGCTGGACGAGGCAGAAGGCCATGCCTTTCTCAGAAGCCGGCCGGAGCCTGCCGATGACGACTCCGCACCCCGCTTGCCGCGTCTGGTGGCGCGCCGGCCCCTGTCCTTTCCGGTGAGTCTGTTACTTGCGTTGTTGCGCAAGAAACTGGCCGAATTCGACGCAGGGGGCGGTGATACACGCCTGGTACTCAGTCGTGACGACATCGTGGAACTGGTGCGGGTGTTCCTGCCCGATGGTCCGAATGAAGCCAGGCTGATCGACCAGATCGAGACCACGATCAACAAGGTGGTCGAGCTTGGGTTCCTGCACAAGCTCAAGGCTGCCAGTGGTGCTTCGGCTGGCGCGACGAGCTACGAGGTGCGGCGCATCCTGAAGGCCTTCGTCGATGCTCAATGGCTGGCCGAATTCGATGCGCGTCTGGCCAGTTACCAGTCACAACTGGCGGGCGTGACCCCGGCCAGGGAGGAGACCGGCCATGAATGA
- a CDS encoding ATP-dependent exonuclease SbcCD, C subunit-like protein, whose amino-acid sequence MNEPPSLGLDFVADDTLSGFRLTRLEVFNWGTFDRRVWTLQLDGKNGLLTGDIGSGKSTLVDAITTLLVPANRITYNKAAGADSKERTLRSYVLGHYKSERNEVTGAARPVSLRDQNSYSVILGVFHNAGYDQTVTLAQVFWMKDAQGQPARFFLGAERGLSIAADFSHFGSDLAQLRKRLRRLGAELSDSFPPYAAWFRRRFGIDNEQALELFHQTVSMKSVGNLTDFVRNHMLEPFEVAPRIQALIGHFDDLNRAHQALLKTRQQVERLTPLVADCGRHSMLVTEVEALRGCRESLRSHFAGLKLGLIDKRLGLLAEEWDRVDGQRRRLELIHEEQGRQVDELKQAINDNGGDRLERLAAEIRKRELLRDGRKAKAERYQELASVLGEPVAVDISTFAAQRGKYQSWREEARNREADLQNALTEHGVTLRQGKQEHDRQSTEIESLKRRRSNIDDPQIQIRAALCAALDIDVDEMPFAGELIQVRVEERDWEGAAERLLRGFGLALLVPDAHYKVVAEWVDAAHLRGRLVYFHVRPRKAGELPDLHRDSLLRKLAIKPDSPHYDWLERELAHRFDVLCCATQEQFRREARAITRAGQIKDPSGRHEKDDRHRIDDRSRYVLGWSNSAKIAALESRRRQLETRLGDVGSRIGEIQKERNGLTSRLDALIRLEEFTAFEELDWASVASEIAQLTDERSRLESASDVLKQLNENLRELQRAQKDTGTELQGSREKRAKLEQRRSDAQELRQQTELLLAGAVVDEALAATLEVMRAEALGEHQLTVESCDNREQDVRGWLQTRIDNETRSMNRLAERIIKAMASFKEAFKLETAEIDASLEAAFEYENLLTQLNRDDLPRFVARFKELLNVNTINEIANFNAQLARERETIKERIAHINKSLGEIDYNPGRYIVLESQPSPDAEIRDFQQELRACTEGAVTGSEDAQYSEAKFLQVKAIIDRFRGRDGLSEQDRRWTAKVSDVRNWFLFAASERWREDGSEHEHYSDSGGKSGGQKEKLAYTILAASLAYQFGLEWGAVRSRSFRFVVIDEAFGRGSDESTQYGLKLFRQLNLQLLIVTPLQKIHIIEPYVSSVGFVHNEGGRASRLRNLSIEEYRVQKAMMALQTTQVLAQ is encoded by the coding sequence ATGAATGAGCCGCCATCGCTGGGCCTGGACTTCGTGGCAGATGACACGCTGTCGGGCTTTCGTCTGACCCGTCTGGAGGTGTTCAACTGGGGCACCTTCGACAGACGGGTATGGACGCTGCAACTGGATGGCAAGAATGGCCTGCTCACCGGGGATATCGGCTCGGGCAAATCGACGCTGGTGGATGCCATCACCACCTTGCTGGTGCCAGCAAACCGGATCACCTACAACAAGGCGGCGGGCGCGGACAGCAAGGAACGAACCTTGCGCTCCTATGTGCTCGGTCACTACAAATCCGAGCGCAACGAAGTCACAGGCGCGGCCAGGCCGGTATCGCTGCGCGACCAGAATAGTTACTCGGTCATCCTGGGCGTGTTCCACAACGCCGGCTATGACCAGACGGTGACGCTGGCGCAGGTGTTCTGGATGAAGGACGCGCAGGGGCAACCGGCGCGCTTCTTTCTGGGTGCCGAACGCGGGCTGTCGATTGCCGCCGATTTTTCTCATTTCGGCTCGGACCTTGCCCAGTTGCGCAAAAGACTGCGTAGGCTGGGTGCCGAGCTGAGCGACAGCTTTCCACCCTATGCGGCCTGGTTTCGCCGCCGTTTCGGGATCGACAACGAGCAGGCGCTGGAGCTGTTTCACCAGACGGTCTCGATGAAGTCGGTGGGCAACCTGACCGATTTCGTTCGCAACCATATGTTGGAACCCTTCGAGGTGGCCCCGCGCATTCAGGCCTTGATCGGGCACTTCGATGATCTCAACCGCGCCCATCAGGCGTTGCTGAAAACCCGGCAGCAAGTCGAACGGCTCACTCCCCTGGTTGCCGACTGTGGCCGCCACAGTATGCTGGTGACCGAAGTCGAAGCCCTGCGCGGGTGCCGGGAAAGCCTTCGCTCCCATTTCGCCGGCCTGAAGCTGGGCCTGATCGACAAGCGGCTGGGCTTGCTGGCCGAAGAATGGGATCGTGTGGATGGTCAGCGACGACGGCTCGAGCTCATCCATGAGGAGCAAGGCCGCCAGGTCGATGAGCTGAAGCAGGCGATCAACGACAACGGCGGTGACCGACTGGAACGTCTTGCCGCCGAGATTCGCAAGAGAGAACTGCTGCGGGATGGGCGCAAGGCCAAGGCCGAGCGCTACCAGGAGTTGGCCAGCGTGTTGGGCGAGCCCGTGGCGGTGGATATCTCCACCTTCGCCGCGCAGCGGGGCAAGTATCAAAGCTGGCGGGAGGAAGCGCGCAATCGTGAGGCCGATCTACAGAACGCCCTCACCGAACACGGCGTGACCTTGCGTCAGGGCAAGCAGGAACACGATCGGCAAAGCACCGAAATCGAAAGCCTCAAGCGCCGCCGCAGCAACATTGATGATCCGCAGATCCAGATCCGCGCCGCGCTCTGTGCGGCGTTGGACATCGATGTCGATGAGATGCCCTTTGCCGGCGAGCTGATCCAGGTGCGCGTCGAAGAGCGCGATTGGGAGGGCGCGGCCGAACGTCTGCTGCGGGGATTCGGCCTGGCGCTATTGGTGCCCGATGCCCATTACAAGGTCGTGGCCGAATGGGTGGATGCTGCCCATCTGCGCGGCCGCCTGGTGTACTTCCATGTGCGGCCGCGCAAGGCTGGCGAATTGCCCGATCTGCACCGGGATTCGCTGCTCCGCAAGCTGGCCATCAAGCCTGATTCCCCGCATTACGACTGGCTGGAACGTGAGCTTGCCCATCGTTTCGATGTGCTCTGCTGCGCCACGCAAGAACAGTTCCGCCGGGAGGCGCGGGCCATCACCCGCGCGGGCCAGATCAAGGATCCGAGCGGCCGACACGAAAAGGATGACCGCCACCGCATCGATGACCGGAGCCGTTATGTCCTGGGCTGGAGCAACAGCGCCAAGATCGCCGCCTTGGAAAGCAGGCGCCGTCAGCTTGAAACACGGCTGGGCGATGTGGGCAGCCGGATCGGTGAGATTCAGAAGGAACGCAACGGACTGACCAGCCGCCTCGACGCGCTGATTCGCCTTGAAGAATTCACCGCATTCGAGGAACTGGACTGGGCCAGCGTGGCCAGCGAGATTGCTCAACTGACGGACGAACGGAGCCGGCTGGAGTCGGCATCAGATGTCCTCAAGCAGCTCAACGAAAACCTGCGCGAGCTGCAGAGGGCGCAAAAGGACACTGGCACGGAGCTGCAAGGTTCGCGCGAGAAGCGGGCCAAGCTGGAACAGCGCCGCTCGGATGCTCAGGAACTTCGACAACAGACCGAGCTGCTGCTTGCCGGCGCGGTCGTGGATGAAGCGCTGGCAGCGACCCTCGAAGTCATGCGCGCAGAGGCCCTGGGCGAGCATCAACTGACCGTGGAATCCTGCGACAACCGCGAGCAGGACGTGCGCGGCTGGTTGCAAACCCGGATCGACAACGAAACCAGGAGCATGAATCGGCTGGCCGAGAGAATCATCAAGGCCATGGCGTCCTTCAAGGAGGCGTTCAAGCTTGAAACCGCCGAGATCGATGCCAGCCTGGAAGCGGCCTTTGAGTACGAGAACCTGCTGACGCAACTGAACCGGGACGACCTGCCGCGCTTTGTGGCGCGTTTCAAGGAACTGCTCAACGTCAACACGATCAACGAGATCGCCAACTTCAACGCCCAACTGGCGCGCGAGCGTGAAACCATCAAGGAGCGCATCGCGCACATCAACAAGTCGTTGGGCGAGATCGACTACAATCCGGGGCGCTACATCGTGCTCGAGTCGCAGCCCAGTCCGGACGCAGAGATCCGGGATTTTCAGCAGGAGTTGCGCGCATGCACCGAGGGGGCCGTGACGGGGTCGGAGGATGCCCAGTACTCCGAGGCCAAGTTTCTGCAGGTGAAAGCGATCATTGACCGCTTCCGCGGGCGCGATGGCCTGTCAGAACAGGATCGCCGCTGGACTGCCAAAGTGAGCGACGTGCGCAACTGGTTTCTGTTTGCCGCCAGCGAGCGTTGGCGCGAGGACGGCAGCGAACACGAGCACTACTCGGATTCTGGCGGCAAGTCGGGAGGGCAGAAAGAGAAGCTGGCGTACACCATCCTGGCTGCCAGTCTGGCGTACCAGTTCGGACTGGAATGGGGCGCGGTGCGCTCGCGGTCTTTCCGTTTCGTGGTGATCGACGAGGCTTTTGGTCGTGGTTCGGATGAATCCACGCAATACGGCCTGAAACTGTTCCGGCAGCTCAATCTGCAACTGCTCATCGTGACGCCGCTGCAGAAGATTCACATCATCGAACCGTACGTATCCAGCGTCGGGTTTGTGCACAACGAGGGCGGGCGAGCCTCCAGGCTCCGTAATCTGTCGATTGAAGAATATCGGGTGCAGAAGGCGATGATGGCTTTGCAAACCACCCAGGTGTTGGCGCAGTGA
- a CDS encoding cobyrinate a,c-diamide synthase, with the protein MVITSRVVDCPALLVAAPASGQGKTTMVAALARLHARQGRRVTVFKCGPDFLDPQIHAVASGRPCQNLDLGMCGESDARWRLARAAADSDLILIEGVMGLFDGQPSAADLAVLFGIPVLTLIDARAMAQTFGAIAHGLAHYRPGLPFAGVLANRVGSTRHADLLRDSLPAGIAWFGALPRTDDSLPERHLGLLQAAEVSDLAARLDLLADALAATTAVDLPPTVNFAMAPAPVVSPRLAGQCIAVARDTAYGFIYPANLETLQQLGVTLRFFSPLAGEPLPACDAVWLPGGYPELHAPTLARNTALWTALRSHVEAGQAVLAECGGMMSLFESVTDKAGVSHPFAGLLRGRAVMQQRLTALGMQSVVLPEGRLQGHTFHYSKSETPLPPLCHAQTPDGRAGEAIYRQGRLTASYVHLYFPSNPMAVAALFSP; encoded by the coding sequence ATGGTGATCACCAGCCGGGTGGTTGACTGCCCTGCCCTGCTCGTCGCCGCGCCGGCCTCCGGACAGGGCAAGACGACCATGGTCGCCGCCCTTGCTCGCCTGCATGCCCGCCAGGGACGGCGGGTGACGGTCTTCAAGTGCGGGCCGGATTTCCTCGATCCACAAATCCATGCGGTAGCCAGCGGGCGGCCCTGCCAGAACCTCGACCTCGGCATGTGCGGTGAAAGCGATGCCCGCTGGCGGCTGGCACGCGCCGCCGCGGATTCTGACCTGATCCTGATCGAAGGCGTGATGGGCTTGTTCGACGGCCAGCCATCGGCAGCCGACCTGGCCGTCCTCTTCGGCATTCCGGTGCTGACCCTGATCGATGCGCGGGCGATGGCCCAGACTTTCGGAGCCATTGCCCACGGGCTGGCCCACTACCGGCCGGGCCTGCCGTTCGCCGGCGTCCTGGCCAACCGGGTCGGCAGCACCCGTCACGCCGACCTGCTGCGCGACAGCCTGCCCGCCGGCATCGCCTGGTTCGGTGCCCTGCCGCGCACCGACGATTCCTTGCCGGAGCGCCACCTGGGGTTGTTGCAGGCGGCAGAAGTGAGCGATCTGGCAGCACGCCTGGATCTCCTCGCTGACGCCTTGGCAGCCACGACCGCAGTCGACCTGCCGCCGACGGTCAACTTCGCCATGGCGCCGGCGCCGGTCGTGTCGCCACGTCTTGCCGGCCAGTGTATTGCCGTGGCCCGCGATACCGCTTACGGTTTCATTTACCCGGCCAACCTCGAAACCTTGCAGCAACTCGGCGTCACGCTGCGCTTCTTCTCGCCGCTGGCCGGCGAGCCACTGCCGGCCTGCGACGCGGTCTGGCTGCCGGGAGGTTACCCCGAACTGCACGCGCCGACTCTGGCAAGAAACACCGCGCTATGGACTGCCTTGCGTAGCCACGTCGAAGCCGGTCAAGCTGTGCTCGCCGAGTGTGGCGGCATGATGAGCCTGTTCGAATCGGTGACCGACAAGGCAGGCGTCAGTCATCCCTTCGCCGGGTTGCTGCGAGGTCGTGCCGTCATGCAGCAGCGCCTGACGGCGCTCGGCATGCAGTCCGTTGTCCTGCCCGAAGGCCGTCTCCAGGGCCATACCTTTCATTATTCAAAGAGTGAAACGCCCCTGCCGCCGCTCTGTCACGCGCAAACGCCCGATGGCCGGGCCGGCGAGGCAATCTACCGTCAGGGTCGCCTGACCGCCTCCTACGTCCATCTCTATTTCCCTTCCAATCCGATGGCAGTGGCGGCGCTATTCAGTCCGTGA
- the cobO gene encoding cob(I)yrinic acid a,c-diamide adenosyltransferase: MITHEQRMQKKKELVDRKIAAAKVERGVLVVNTGNGKGKSTAAFGVVARALGHHMRVAVVQFVKGRSDCGEETFFRALPGVAWHVGGEGFTWETQDKERDAAAARLAWEVACGHLGDPGVGLVVLDEMTYAFKYGWLDLEAVLAVLRSRPARQHVIVTGRAAPQALRDAADTVSDMGMEKHAFQSGVKAMPGLEW; the protein is encoded by the coding sequence ATGATCACCCATGAACAACGGATGCAGAAGAAAAAAGAGCTTGTTGACCGGAAGATCGCCGCGGCCAAGGTCGAACGTGGCGTGCTGGTGGTCAATACCGGCAATGGCAAGGGCAAGTCGACCGCCGCTTTCGGCGTTGTCGCGCGCGCCCTGGGACACCACATGCGGGTGGCGGTCGTGCAGTTTGTCAAGGGTCGTTCGGATTGCGGTGAAGAAACCTTTTTCCGGGCGCTGCCGGGAGTTGCCTGGCATGTCGGCGGTGAGGGCTTTACCTGGGAAACCCAGGACAAGGAGCGCGATGCCGCGGCTGCCCGGCTGGCCTGGGAGGTCGCTTGCGGGCACCTCGGCGACCCTGGCGTCGGACTTGTCGTGCTCGACGAAATGACTTACGCCTTCAAATACGGCTGGCTGGACCTCGAAGCCGTTCTGGCCGTGCTGCGCAGCCGCCCAGCCCGACAACACGTCATCGTCACCGGCCGGGCGGCACCGCAGGCGCTACGCGACGCAGCCGATACGGTCAGCGACATGGGCATGGAAAAGCATGCCTTCCAGAGCGGGGTCAAAGCCATGCCGGGACTCGAATGGTGA
- the bluB gene encoding 5,6-dimethylbenzimidazole synthase, with protein sequence MENLKVPLTHAFADAERAAVYQAIFSRRDVRGQFLPEPVPDDVLGRILMAAHHAPSVGFMQPWNFQLIRSEAVKRRVHGLFEQANAEAAQMFPDARREIYSRLKLQGIVDAPINLCVSCDRTRSGPVVLGRTHMPAMDLFSSVCAVQNLWLAARAEGVGVGWVSIFHEQALQAALGIPAHIVPVAYLCIGYVSHFKDKPELEQAGWLPRLPIADLIHYEQWGATDAAGDDPLTATLVAMQADIQQQGVYPHQS encoded by the coding sequence ATGGAAAACTTGAAGGTGCCGCTGACGCATGCTTTTGCCGATGCCGAACGAGCAGCGGTGTACCAGGCGATCTTCAGTCGCCGCGATGTACGCGGGCAGTTTCTTCCCGAACCGGTGCCTGACGACGTATTGGGCCGCATCCTGATGGCCGCGCACCATGCGCCCTCGGTTGGCTTCATGCAACCCTGGAACTTCCAGTTGATCCGTTCCGAAGCGGTCAAACGGCGGGTCCATGGCCTCTTCGAGCAGGCCAACGCCGAAGCCGCGCAGATGTTCCCCGACGCCCGGCGGGAAATCTACAGTCGGCTGAAACTGCAGGGCATCGTCGACGCGCCGATCAATCTCTGCGTCAGCTGTGACCGCACACGCAGCGGACCAGTCGTCCTTGGCCGGACGCACATGCCGGCGATGGATTTGTTCAGCAGCGTCTGTGCGGTGCAGAACCTGTGGCTGGCTGCCCGGGCCGAAGGCGTCGGCGTCGGCTGGGTCAGCATCTTCCACGAACAGGCTTTGCAGGCAGCCCTCGGCATCCCCGCCCATATCGTTCCGGTGGCCTACCTGTGCATCGGCTATGTTTCCCATTTCAAGGACAAGCCTGAACTCGAACAGGCCGGCTGGTTGCCACGCCTGCCGATCGCCGACCTCATCCATTACGAGCAGTGGGGAGCGACCGATGCCGCCGGCGACGATCCCCTGACCGCGACGCTGGTCGCCATGCAGGCCGACATCCAGCAGCAGGGCGTCTATCCGCATCAATCCTGA